A genomic region of Homalodisca vitripennis isolate AUS2020 unplaced genomic scaffold, UT_GWSS_2.1 ScUCBcl_9394;HRSCAF=17869, whole genome shotgun sequence contains the following coding sequences:
- the LOC124374624 gene encoding 4-trimethylaminobutyraldehyde dehydrogenase-like: MDILTQEIFGPVVVCIPFDTEEEAITLAHDTTPGSGRILLHTRIWSRCGEWLGDWRWAWWWVNGAQLSCPQVAFGGIKQSGFGRRGSSLRHS; this comes from the exons ATGGACATACTCACACAGGAGATATTCGGTCCTGTCGTGGTCTGCATTCC GTTTGATACTGAAGAAGAGGCGATCACGTTGGCACACGACACGACACCAGGGTCTGGCCGGATACTTCTTCACACAAGGATATGGAGCAGATGTGGCGAGTGGCTCGGAGACTGGAGGTGGGCATGGTGGTGGGTCAACGGTGCGCAGCTCTCCTGCCCTCAAGTGGCCTTCGGGGGCATCAAACAGTCTGGCTTCGGCCGCAGAGGGAGCTCACTTCGGCATTCATGA